A window from Methylocystis sp. MJC1 encodes these proteins:
- the parE gene encoding DNA topoisomerase IV subunit B, producing MATKPDLFGGAPRKAPAPKPAAKPTPAEYDAGSIEVLEGLEPVRRRPGMYIGGTDETALHHLFAEVLDNAMDEAVAGYATFIEVTLEPDGWLTVNDNGRGIPIGPHPKMKDKSALEVVMTVLHAGGKFDSGAYQTSGGLHGVGVSVVNALSEKVEVEVAREQQLYRMEFSRGLPLGKLVNVGKINNRRGTRVRFKPDAQIFDASAHWKPARLFRMARSKAYLYGGVEIRWRCDPSLIEPGSDVPPETVLCFPGGLKDYLARETHDKELVTDQPFSGKVTREGGHGSLEWAVAWFAEDDGFIHSYCNTVWTPDGGTHEAGLRNALLKALKDHADRTNQAKRFKDVTADDLMGQAAAMISIFIRDPQFQGQTKNRLMSADGARIVEGTLRDAFDHWLAAAPTQANKLLDFAVTRAEERLRRKAEKDVARKTATRKLRLPGKLVDCTNNSAEGSELFIVEGDSAGGSAKEGRNRVMQAILPLRGKILNVASATKDKLLANQQLADLTQALGCGLGAHYREEELRYEKVIVMTDADVDGAHIASLLITFFYRQMPRLIENGHLYLAQPPLYKLTQGAKTVYARDDAHRDELIRTVLTGKGKVETNRFKGLGEMSAAQLKETTMDPTKRTLLKVILVGEEREEVADCVERLMGNKPEARFAFIQEKAAFATELLDI from the coding sequence ATGGCCACGAAACCTGATCTTTTCGGCGGCGCGCCGCGCAAGGCGCCCGCGCCCAAACCCGCCGCGAAACCGACCCCCGCGGAATATGACGCCGGCTCCATCGAGGTGCTCGAGGGGCTGGAGCCCGTCCGCCGGCGCCCCGGCATGTATATCGGCGGCACGGACGAGACCGCGCTGCACCACCTCTTCGCCGAGGTGCTCGACAACGCCATGGACGAGGCCGTCGCCGGCTACGCCACCTTTATCGAGGTGACGCTGGAGCCCGATGGCTGGCTGACGGTCAACGACAATGGCCGTGGCATTCCGATCGGCCCGCATCCTAAGATGAAGGACAAATCCGCGCTGGAGGTCGTCATGACCGTCCTCCATGCGGGCGGCAAATTCGATTCCGGCGCCTATCAGACCTCCGGCGGTCTGCACGGCGTCGGCGTGTCGGTGGTGAACGCGCTGTCCGAGAAGGTCGAAGTCGAGGTCGCGCGCGAGCAGCAGCTCTACCGCATGGAGTTCTCGCGCGGTCTGCCGCTGGGCAAGCTCGTCAATGTCGGCAAGATCAACAATCGCCGCGGCACGCGCGTGCGCTTCAAGCCGGACGCCCAGATTTTCGACGCCAGCGCCCATTGGAAGCCGGCGCGGCTCTTCCGCATGGCGCGCTCCAAGGCCTATCTCTACGGCGGCGTGGAAATCCGCTGGCGCTGCGATCCCTCGCTGATCGAGCCGGGCTCGGATGTTCCCCCCGAGACGGTGCTGTGCTTCCCCGGCGGGTTGAAGGACTATCTCGCCCGCGAGACGCATGACAAGGAGCTCGTCACCGACCAGCCCTTCTCCGGCAAGGTGACGCGCGAAGGGGGGCATGGCTCGCTCGAATGGGCGGTCGCCTGGTTCGCCGAGGACGACGGCTTCATCCATTCCTACTGCAACACGGTGTGGACGCCGGACGGCGGCACGCATGAGGCGGGGCTGCGAAATGCGCTGTTGAAGGCGCTGAAAGATCACGCGGACCGCACCAATCAGGCGAAGCGCTTCAAGGACGTGACCGCCGACGATCTGATGGGCCAGGCCGCGGCGATGATCTCGATCTTCATCCGCGACCCGCAGTTTCAGGGCCAGACCAAGAACCGGCTGATGAGCGCCGATGGCGCGCGCATCGTCGAGGGAACGCTGCGCGACGCCTTCGACCATTGGCTCGCCGCCGCGCCGACGCAGGCCAATAAGCTCCTCGACTTCGCGGTGACGCGCGCCGAGGAACGGCTACGCCGCAAGGCCGAGAAGGACGTCGCCCGCAAGACCGCAACGCGCAAATTGCGCCTGCCGGGCAAGCTCGTCGACTGCACCAATAATTCGGCGGAAGGCTCCGAGCTCTTCATCGTCGAAGGCGACTCGGCCGGCGGCTCGGCGAAAGAGGGCCGCAATCGCGTCATGCAGGCCATTCTCCCTCTGCGCGGCAAAATCCTCAACGTCGCTTCGGCGACGAAGGACAAGCTTCTCGCCAATCAGCAGCTCGCCGATTTGACGCAGGCGCTGGGCTGTGGTCTCGGCGCGCATTATCGCGAGGAGGAGCTTCGCTACGAGAAGGTCATTGTGATGACCGACGCCGACGTCGACGGCGCCCATATCGCCTCGCTGCTCATCACCTTTTTCTACCGGCAGATGCCGCGGCTCATCGAGAACGGCCATCTCTATTTGGCGCAGCCGCCGCTCTATAAGCTCACGCAAGGGGCGAAAACGGTCTATGCGCGCGACGACGCCCATCGCGACGAGCTGATCCGCACCGTGCTCACCGGCAAGGGCAAGGTTGAGACCAACCGCTTCAAAGGCTTGGGCGAGATGAGCGCCGCCCAGCTCAAGGAGA
- a CDS encoding putative bifunctional diguanylate cyclase/phosphodiesterase — protein MLGLKAIQHAALEGVARDLPVKTIMSRLCLQAEQLAPGVICSILSVDSLGRLHVQAAPSLPADYSAAINGLLIGPSVGSCGTAAYFGKSVEVTDIATDPLWADFKDLALPIGLRACWSSPIRASDGRVIGAFAFYYRTCRGPSAIERTIVEACINLCAIALEQEERKASIHRLAYFDGLTGVANRAAFEKRGREAVSAAVKNDSCLAIHWIDLDGFKNINDTLGHQAGDTALQIIAKRISGVLRSGEYLARIGGDEFVVLQQAASKQQDVEALARRLIAAASEPVDFGFGVFTSIGASIGVARAPQDGLALPDLMKKADLALYEAKLAGRRRFCFFDAEIEARFASRWQLEQDLKLALARQEFELYFQPIVDLAGAELAGFEALLRWRRPGHGLLSPPLFLDIAERMGLIGDIGAWVLKEACTRGASLPYPLRIAVNLSPTQLLKPGFALEVAKIVGESQFSPRRLELEITESALFLENSATLACLNDLRRLGISIALDDFGTGFSALSHLRVFPVDRIKIDRSFVQEADKNPETASIIRAITGLARELGVRTTAEGIETEAQLRTLKSLGCDEIQGYLVSRPKPLGAFPNLEELAVGGSRPAKSA, from the coding sequence ATGCTCGGGCTGAAAGCGATTCAGCACGCGGCGCTGGAAGGTGTCGCGCGCGACTTGCCCGTGAAGACGATCATGAGCCGGCTCTGCCTTCAGGCCGAGCAGCTGGCGCCGGGCGTCATCTGTTCCATTCTTTCCGTGGACTCTCTGGGAAGGCTCCATGTGCAGGCTGCGCCCAGCCTTCCGGCGGATTACTCCGCCGCGATCAACGGCCTGCTCATCGGTCCGTCGGTCGGGTCCTGCGGCACGGCCGCCTATTTCGGGAAATCCGTCGAGGTGACGGACATCGCCACTGATCCGCTCTGGGCCGACTTCAAGGACCTGGCCCTGCCGATCGGGCTGCGCGCCTGCTGGTCGTCGCCCATCCGCGCTTCTGATGGCCGGGTCATCGGCGCTTTTGCTTTCTATTACCGCACCTGCCGTGGCCCGAGCGCGATCGAACGCACGATTGTGGAGGCCTGCATCAATCTCTGCGCCATCGCTCTGGAGCAGGAGGAGCGCAAGGCGAGCATCCATCGCCTGGCTTATTTCGACGGCCTGACGGGGGTCGCCAATCGCGCGGCGTTCGAAAAGCGCGGGCGCGAGGCGGTGTCGGCGGCCGTCAAGAACGACTCCTGCCTCGCGATCCATTGGATCGATCTCGACGGCTTTAAAAACATCAACGACACGCTCGGTCATCAAGCCGGCGACACGGCGCTGCAAATCATCGCCAAGCGGATTTCGGGCGTGCTGCGCTCCGGAGAGTATCTCGCCAGAATTGGCGGCGATGAATTCGTGGTGCTCCAGCAAGCCGCCTCAAAGCAGCAGGATGTAGAGGCGCTCGCCCGCCGGCTGATCGCGGCGGCTAGCGAGCCGGTCGATTTCGGCTTCGGGGTCTTCACCTCCATCGGCGCCAGCATCGGCGTCGCGCGCGCGCCGCAGGACGGCCTGGCTCTTCCTGATCTGATGAAAAAGGCCGACCTCGCGCTCTATGAGGCAAAGCTGGCCGGCCGCAGGCGATTCTGCTTTTTCGACGCCGAGATCGAAGCCCGTTTCGCTTCTCGCTGGCAGTTGGAGCAAGATCTCAAGCTGGCGCTCGCCCGTCAGGAATTCGAACTTTATTTCCAGCCGATCGTCGATCTTGCCGGGGCCGAGCTCGCCGGCTTCGAGGCGCTGCTGCGCTGGCGTCGGCCAGGCCACGGATTGCTGAGCCCGCCGCTGTTTCTCGATATTGCCGAACGGATGGGGCTGATCGGCGACATCGGCGCCTGGGTTTTGAAGGAGGCCTGCACACGCGGCGCATCGCTTCCTTACCCGCTTCGCATCGCCGTCAATCTCTCGCCGACGCAATTGCTCAAGCCCGGCTTTGCGTTGGAGGTCGCCAAGATCGTTGGCGAAAGTCAATTCTCCCCGCGCCGGCTCGAGCTCGAAATCACCGAGTCGGCGCTTTTTCTGGAGAACAGCGCTACGCTCGCCTGCCTGAACGACTTGCGGCGCCTTGGCATATCGATCGCCCTCGACGACTTCGGCACAGGATTTTCCGCCTTGTCGCATTTACGGGTTTTTCCCGTCGACCGGATCAAGATCGACAGGTCCTTCGTTCAGGAGGCCGACAAAAATCCAGAAACAGCGTCGATCATCCGCGCCATTACCGGGCTGGCGCGGGAGCTCGGTGTCAGGACGACGGCCGAGGGAATCGAGACTGAGGCGCAGTTGCGCACGCTCAAGAGCCTGGGCTGCGACGAGATCCAAGGTTATCTCGTCAGCCGCCCCAAGCCGCTCGGCGCCTTCCCGAATCTGGAGGAACTGGCTGTTGGCGGCTCACGCCCCGCCAAATCGGCGTAA
- a CDS encoding glycosyltransferase family 4 protein, with protein MSPFTIVICVDHAFVSGGQSKVAIESALGLKAAGARVIFFSACGPVDPRLEAAGVETVCLSQHDILGNPSRLDAARQGIWNFKASKALAETLSALSGDRAIVHVHGWAKALSPSIAKPIQASGLPAVYTMHEFFLNCPNGGFYNFQKNEVCPLHPMSLACLRTNCDSRNYPFKLWRSARQFVAEHVAHLAQTFSDILLLSDLQEKVLASCLPPGAAIHRVTNPVEAEPLGHKADQTEGDFLFVGRLSAEKGAFLFAEAARRAGVTPIFIGDGPITDELAARYPQARLLGWRPPAEARAAMRAARVLVFPSLWYETFGLTALEAKAMGTPTIVADGCAAREAVEHGVTGLWFKSGDVQSLASAIRELGNDAVVAQMSDNAYDAYWSSPATLERHVAETLAVYDRMLARETE; from the coding sequence ATGTCCCCGTTCACCATCGTCATCTGCGTCGATCACGCCTTTGTCAGCGGCGGCCAATCCAAGGTCGCGATCGAAAGCGCGTTAGGTCTCAAGGCCGCCGGCGCCCGGGTGATTTTCTTTTCCGCCTGCGGCCCGGTCGATCCGCGCCTAGAGGCGGCGGGCGTCGAAACCGTCTGCCTCAGCCAGCATGACATTCTCGGCAACCCCTCCCGCCTCGACGCGGCCCGGCAGGGGATCTGGAATTTCAAAGCCTCGAAGGCGCTCGCCGAGACATTGAGCGCGCTTTCGGGGGACCGGGCGATCGTTCATGTGCATGGCTGGGCGAAGGCGCTGTCGCCGTCGATCGCCAAGCCCATACAAGCGAGCGGCTTGCCGGCCGTCTATACGATGCACGAGTTCTTTCTGAACTGCCCCAATGGCGGCTTCTATAATTTCCAGAAAAACGAAGTCTGCCCCCTGCACCCCATGTCCTTGGCCTGCTTGAGGACAAATTGCGACTCGCGCAACTATCCGTTCAAACTCTGGCGCAGCGCCCGCCAGTTCGTCGCCGAGCATGTTGCGCATCTTGCGCAAACCTTCTCGGACATTCTGCTGCTCTCCGACCTGCAGGAGAAAGTGCTCGCCTCCTGTCTGCCGCCTGGCGCGGCCATCCATCGCGTGACCAATCCGGTGGAAGCCGAGCCGCTCGGCCATAAGGCGGACCAGACAGAAGGCGACTTCCTTTTCGTCGGCCGGCTTTCAGCCGAAAAAGGAGCGTTTCTCTTCGCCGAAGCGGCCCGGCGCGCGGGCGTGACGCCGATTTTCATCGGAGACGGGCCAATCACCGACGAGCTTGCCGCGCGCTATCCGCAGGCCCGACTCCTGGGCTGGCGCCCTCCGGCGGAAGCGCGCGCGGCGATGCGTGCGGCACGCGTCCTGGTTTTCCCGTCGCTCTGGTACGAGACCTTCGGTCTCACCGCGCTGGAAGCCAAGGCCATGGGCACGCCGACGATCGTCGCCGATGGCTGCGCGGCGCGAGAGGCGGTGGAGCATGGCGTGACGGGATTGTGGTTCAAGAGCGGCGATGTGCAGTCTCTTGCGTCCGCCATTCGGGAATTGGGAAACGATGCGGTGGTCGCGCAAATGTCGGACAACGCCTATGACGCTTATTGGTCGTCGCCGGCGACGCTGGAGCGCCATGTCGCGGAAACCCTTGCGGTCTATGACCGGATGCTTGCGCGCGAGACCGAATAG
- a CDS encoding ABC transporter substrate-binding protein encodes MKRRLAFLAAAILLAAPAHAEKLRLALQKTGTSGWEMAVVKAFGLDKAAGLELEVTELASPEAGKIAIQGGSADIIVSDWLWVARERAQGAKLTLYPYSSGVGAVMTRDASIKSVKDLIGKKIGVAGGPLDKSWLMLEAFALKQGVDLAKSATILYGAPPLIAEKALQGEIDAALEFWNFAADLEGKGLARAIDIVDVEKALGAKGNVVITGYVFDEAFASKNKGALTRFFAMAGKAKALIATDDKAWAAAASRIGQKDAATLDIYRKRYVAGIPKRPIAEEEKDAAALYKVLAETGGEKLVGPGKTLAPGTFYKGLEAAAR; translated from the coding sequence ATGAAGCGCCGCCTCGCCTTTCTCGCCGCCGCCATTCTTCTCGCGGCGCCCGCACACGCGGAAAAACTGCGCCTCGCCTTGCAGAAGACCGGCACGAGCGGCTGGGAGATGGCGGTCGTGAAGGCTTTCGGCCTCGACAAGGCGGCAGGACTAGAGCTCGAGGTGACGGAGCTGGCCTCGCCGGAGGCCGGCAAGATCGCCATCCAAGGCGGAAGCGCGGATATCATCGTCTCGGACTGGCTCTGGGTCGCGCGCGAGCGCGCCCAAGGCGCGAAGCTCACGCTTTACCCTTACTCCTCCGGGGTCGGCGCGGTAATGACGCGGGACGCGTCGATCAAAAGTGTGAAAGACCTTATCGGCAAAAAAATCGGCGTCGCCGGCGGGCCTTTGGATAAAAGCTGGCTGATGCTCGAAGCCTTCGCGCTGAAACAAGGCGTCGATCTCGCGAAAAGCGCCACCATCCTTTATGGCGCGCCGCCGCTCATCGCCGAAAAGGCGCTGCAGGGCGAAATCGACGCGGCGCTGGAGTTTTGGAATTTCGCCGCCGATCTCGAAGGCAAGGGTTTGGCGCGCGCGATCGACATCGTCGATGTGGAGAAGGCGCTCGGCGCCAAAGGCAATGTCGTCATCACCGGCTATGTGTTCGACGAGGCGTTCGCGTCGAAGAACAAAGGCGCGCTGACCCGATTTTTCGCGATGGCGGGCAAAGCCAAAGCGCTCATCGCCACGGACGACAAAGCCTGGGCGGCGGCGGCAAGCCGCATCGGCCAGAAGGACGCCGCGACGCTCGACATCTACCGCAAGCGCTATGTCGCGGGAATCCCCAAGCGACCGATCGCGGAGGAGGAGAAGGACGCCGCCGCGCTCTACAAAGTGCTGGCCGAAACCGGGGGCGAGAAGCTCGTCGGCCCCGGCAAGACCCTCGCGCCGGGAACCTTCTACAAAGGCCTCGAGGCCGCCGCGCGTTGA
- a CDS encoding ABC transporter permease: MIRLISLATLLGLWQIGAWLSEPRRLPGPALVFETIMEEARSGALFSNLAITLARVISAFVLAMSLGAAIGYLMGRNRIADRLLDPWLVALLNLPALVVIVLAYVWAGLTEAAAIGAVALNKLPNAVVVIREGARALDPQLEEMAQAFKFSPPTRLRHVVLPQLAPYFAAATRSGLSLVWKIVLVVELLGRSNGVGFEINMAFQQFDMKLLFAYALPFVGLMLAVETFLVQPLERHVARWRRGGARRRDRA; encoded by the coding sequence TTGATCCGCCTCATATCGCTCGCGACGCTTCTCGGCCTCTGGCAGATCGGCGCATGGCTCTCGGAGCCGCGCCGCTTGCCCGGGCCGGCGCTCGTATTCGAGACGATCATGGAGGAAGCGCGTTCGGGCGCGCTGTTTTCCAATCTCGCCATCACGCTCGCGCGCGTGATCTCGGCCTTCGTTCTCGCCATGAGCCTCGGCGCGGCGATCGGTTATCTGATGGGCCGCAACAGGATCGCCGACCGTCTGCTCGACCCGTGGCTCGTCGCGCTGCTCAATCTGCCGGCGCTGGTCGTAATCGTATTGGCCTATGTCTGGGCGGGGTTGACGGAGGCCGCCGCCATCGGCGCCGTGGCGCTGAACAAGCTGCCGAACGCCGTCGTCGTGATCCGCGAAGGCGCCCGCGCGCTCGATCCGCAGCTCGAGGAAATGGCGCAGGCCTTCAAGTTTTCGCCGCCCACGCGATTGCGGCATGTCGTCCTGCCGCAGCTTGCGCCCTATTTCGCCGCCGCGACGCGCTCGGGCCTCTCGCTCGTTTGGAAAATCGTGCTCGTCGTCGAACTGCTGGGGCGCTCCAACGGCGTGGGTTTCGAGATCAATATGGCGTTTCAGCAATTCGACATGAAGCTGCTGTTCGCCTACGCTCTTCCCTTCGTCGGCCTCATGCTCGCCGTCGAAACCTTTCTGGTGCAGCCTCTTGAACGACATGTCGCCCGCTGGCGGCGCGGCGGCGCTCGACGTCGCGATCGCGCATAA
- a CDS encoding ABC transporter ATP-binding protein: MSPAGGAAALDVAIAHKDHRSADGRPLRALDDLRLTLPIGQAGALVGPSGCGKTTLLRLIAGLDHDYAGHIHLPAHGRLGMVFQEPRLLPWRSVADNIRIAAPEATEDAIAALLDELSLAEHATHYPGELSLGLARRVALARALALEPDLLILDEPLVSLDAALARALRDKIAALIDEKRITTLIVTHDLAEAIALADRIFLLSPRPARVVATLDIATPRGRLSKEAAETLEAQAREALAATRRKTS; encoded by the coding sequence ATGTCGCCCGCTGGCGGCGCGGCGGCGCTCGACGTCGCGATCGCGCATAAGGATCATAGGAGCGCCGACGGGCGGCCGCTGCGCGCGCTCGACGATCTGCGCCTGACGCTGCCGATCGGACAGGCGGGCGCCCTCGTCGGGCCGTCCGGCTGCGGCAAGACGACCCTGCTGCGGCTGATCGCCGGGCTCGACCATGATTATGCCGGCCATATTCACCTGCCCGCCCATGGCCGGCTCGGCATGGTGTTTCAGGAACCTCGCCTGCTGCCCTGGCGCAGCGTCGCCGACAATATCCGCATCGCCGCGCCGGAGGCGACGGAGGACGCGATCGCCGCGCTGCTCGACGAACTTTCGCTCGCCGAACATGCGACGCATTATCCGGGCGAATTGTCGCTTGGCCTGGCGCGGCGCGTGGCGCTCGCGCGAGCGCTCGCCCTGGAACCCGACCTTCTCATCCTCGACGAGCCGCTCGTGTCGCTCGACGCCGCGCTCGCGCGGGCGCTTCGCGACAAGATCGCGGCGCTGATCGACGAGAAGCGCATCACGACGCTGATCGTCACCCATGACCTCGCGGAGGCGATCGCGCTCGCGGACCGGATTTTCCTGCTCTCGCCACGCCCGGCCCGCGTCGTCGCGACGCTCGATATTGCGACGCCGCGCGGGCGGCTTAGCAAGGAAGCGGCCGAGACGCTGGAGGCGCAGGCGCGCGAGGCCTTGGCCGCGACGCGACGCAAGACTTCATAG
- a CDS encoding GNAT family N-acetyltransferase, with the protein MDVIETDRLILRNFRQGDAADLFTYLRQPRSNCFASLRLADLDAAQVEMEARSRSDEHIAVCLRSVDRLIGDLFCVHEPPDTYSVGWNFNADFGGAGYASEAARALFDYLFTVKRARRLYAYVEEDNLASQRLCERLGMRREGLFKEFVSFVTDDEGAAIFENTMQYAILRKEWTA; encoded by the coding sequence ATGGACGTTATCGAAACCGACCGACTGATTTTGAGAAATTTCAGGCAGGGCGACGCCGCCGATCTGTTTACCTATTTGCGCCAACCAAGGTCGAATTGTTTCGCCTCTCTCAGACTCGCAGATCTCGACGCTGCGCAAGTGGAAATGGAGGCCCGCAGTCGCAGTGATGAGCATATCGCTGTGTGCTTGCGGAGCGTCGACAGGCTGATCGGCGACCTGTTCTGTGTCCACGAGCCTCCCGACACATATTCAGTGGGGTGGAATTTCAACGCGGATTTCGGCGGCGCCGGTTACGCCTCCGAAGCCGCGCGGGCGCTCTTCGATTACTTGTTCACGGTGAAGCGAGCCCGGCGTCTCTACGCCTATGTGGAAGAAGATAACCTCGCCTCGCAGCGCTTGTGCGAAAGATTGGGGATGCGGAGGGAGGGGTTGTTTAAAGAGTTCGTATCCTTCGTGACCGATGACGAAGGCGCAGCAATATTCGAGAACACGATGCAGTACGCCATCCTGCGTAAAGAGTGGACGGCGTAA
- a CDS encoding transposase: protein MEERISLFRDFDTGAYAVSDLCRRYGVSRETFYVWRRRRESLRRATGSSSRRASTCSVASITRSARTRRSGKSRPRYRIAPCRREDRGALAWRGP from the coding sequence GTGGAAGAACGGATTTCGTTGTTCCGGGATTTTGATACGGGCGCATATGCGGTTTCGGATCTGTGTCGCCGCTACGGCGTCAGTCGCGAGACGTTTTACGTTTGGCGGCGGCGCCGCGAGAGCCTCCGGCGGGCAACTGGATCGAGCAGCAGGCGCGCTTCGACCTGTTCCGTCGCGTCTATAACGAGGAGCGCCCGCACGAGGCGCTCGGGCAAAAGCCGCCCGCGCTACCGCATCGCGCCCTGCCGCCGCGAGGATCGGGGAGCCTTGGCATGGCGCGGACCATGA
- a CDS encoding phosphorylase — MTLVQSRRREAVRTEAPGPVLVVTGMKREAACAMGDGVVVLCSGASVTRLRVELDGLNGQRFSAIVSFGLAGGLDYALRPGDIVVADTVVSGAARHETHGHLSSALSEAVAAAGCKAVPGAIVGVDVPAMDRMSKASLRESTRAHAVDMESHLAAEYARDWRIPFVALRAISDPASRALPPLAAKALTPEGDVDGKIVARELLRAPRQIGELILAGLDSRAAFGSLGRCGPLLGPLARLMLADL; from the coding sequence ATGACGCTCGTTCAGAGCCGACGCAGGGAGGCGGTCCGGACAGAAGCGCCCGGCCCCGTGCTCGTCGTCACCGGCATGAAGCGTGAGGCGGCCTGCGCGATGGGGGACGGCGTCGTCGTCCTTTGCAGCGGCGCCAGCGTCACGCGCCTGCGCGTCGAGCTCGACGGGCTAAATGGACAGCGCTTCTCGGCGATTGTGAGCTTCGGTCTCGCCGGCGGGCTCGATTACGCGCTGCGCCCGGGCGATATCGTCGTCGCGGACACTGTCGTTTCCGGCGCGGCGCGCCATGAGACGCATGGCCACCTCTCCAGCGCATTGTCGGAAGCCGTCGCCGCCGCGGGCTGCAAAGCCGTTCCGGGCGCGATCGTGGGCGTCGATGTACCGGCCATGGATAGGATGAGCAAGGCGTCGCTGCGCGAATCAACGCGCGCCCATGCCGTCGACATGGAATCCCACCTCGCCGCCGAATACGCCCGCGACTGGAGAATCCCCTTTGTCGCGCTGCGCGCCATCAGCGATCCGGCTTCCCGCGCCCTGCCGCCGCTCGCCGCCAAGGCGCTGACGCCCGAGGGCGACGTCGACGGAAAAATTGTGGCGCGCGAACTGCTCCGCGCGCCACGTCAAATCGGCGAATTGATCCTCGCGGGCCTCGATTCCCGCGCGGCCTTCGGCTCCTTAGGCCGCTGTGGACCGCTTCTCGGACCGCTCGCGCGCCTCATGCTCGCGGATCTCTGA